A DNA window from Rhizobium jaguaris contains the following coding sequences:
- a CDS encoding LysR substrate-binding domain-containing protein — protein MVHCRGQRPLVVSDRAFAVSAALQGVGIAYWAEQLMRPFIEAGWLVPLLEDYSPSFPGWHLYYSRQRHMPPAVHVLVDFLKREAPAITSDDEAAIWAPSS, from the coding sequence ATGGTTCACTGTCGCGGTCAACGGCCGCTCGTGGTTTCGGATCGCGCCTTTGCTGTATCGGCAGCGCTCCAGGGTGTCGGTATCGCCTATTGGGCGGAGCAGCTCATGCGGCCTTTTATTGAAGCCGGCTGGCTCGTTCCCCTGCTGGAGGACTATTCGCCATCCTTTCCAGGATGGCACCTCTATTATTCCCGTCAGCGCCACATGCCGCCTGCGGTCCACGTGCTGGTGGATTTTCTGAAGCGGGAGGCGCCCGCCATTACAAGCGATGACGAAGCCGCTATTTGGGCTCCGTCATCGTGA
- the trxB gene encoding thioredoxin-disulfide reductase translates to MTARHTKVLIIGSGPAGYTAAVYAARAMLKPVLIAGLEQGGQLMITTDVENYPGFADPIQGPWLMEQMLQQAQHVGAEIVNDLVTEVDTNQRPFVARTDSGQVWTADTLIIATGAKAKWLGIESEQHFQGFGVSACATCDGFFYRNKDVIVVGGGNSAVEEALYLSNIAKSVTVVHRRDSFRAEKILQERLFAKPNVKVLWNTEVAEITGTPAKPPMPPSVSGARLRDTRMGVVTDVTIDGVFVAIGHAPATELFKGKLKLKDNGYLWTAPDSTATSVAGIYAAGDVTDDTFRQAVTAAGMGCMAALEAERYLTGHMPVAVAAE, encoded by the coding sequence ATGACTGCCCGCCACACCAAGGTGCTCATTATCGGCTCCGGCCCCGCCGGCTATACGGCCGCGGTCTATGCGGCGCGCGCCATGCTGAAGCCGGTTCTGATCGCCGGCCTTGAACAGGGTGGCCAGCTTATGATCACCACGGATGTCGAAAACTATCCGGGCTTCGCTGATCCGATCCAGGGGCCGTGGCTGATGGAGCAGATGCTGCAGCAGGCACAACATGTTGGCGCCGAGATCGTCAACGATCTCGTGACCGAAGTCGACACCAATCAGCGCCCCTTTGTCGCGCGTACCGACAGCGGCCAGGTCTGGACCGCCGACACGCTGATCATCGCGACCGGCGCCAAGGCAAAGTGGCTGGGCATCGAGAGCGAACAGCATTTCCAGGGCTTTGGCGTTTCTGCCTGTGCTACCTGCGACGGCTTCTTCTATCGCAACAAGGATGTGATCGTAGTCGGCGGTGGCAACAGTGCTGTCGAGGAAGCGCTCTATCTTTCCAACATCGCCAAGTCGGTCACCGTCGTGCATCGCCGCGATTCGTTCCGCGCCGAAAAAATCCTGCAGGAGCGCCTGTTCGCAAAGCCGAACGTTAAGGTCCTCTGGAACACGGAAGTCGCCGAAATTACCGGCACGCCGGCCAAGCCGCCGATGCCGCCGTCGGTTTCCGGCGCACGCCTGCGCGACACCCGCATGGGCGTTGTCACCGACGTGACCATCGACGGCGTTTTCGTCGCCATCGGCCACGCACCGGCGACCGAGCTTTTCAAGGGCAAGCTGAAACTCAAGGACAATGGCTATTTGTGGACCGCACCGGATTCGACGGCGACCAGTGTCGCGGGCATTTATGCAGCCGGCGACGTGACCGATGATACGTTCCGACAGGCGGTCACCGCAGCGGGGATGGGCTGCATGGCGGCGCTTGAGGCGGAACGCTACCTGACTGGGCATATGCCCGTCGCCGTGGCTGCGGAGTGA
- the greA gene encoding transcription elongation factor GreA — protein sequence MVEKVPMTQNGFVKLQEELRWRQQEERPRIIEAISEARAHGDLSENAEYHAAKEAQSHNEGRISELEDLTARAEVIDLAKMSGSKIKFGAKVKLVDEDTEEEKIYQIVGDQEADVKAGRISISSPIARALIGKEVGDSIEVNAPGGAKAYEILSVTWG from the coding sequence ATGGTTGAAAAGGTACCGATGACGCAGAACGGGTTCGTCAAGCTGCAGGAAGAGCTGCGCTGGCGTCAGCAGGAAGAGCGCCCGCGAATCATCGAAGCAATTTCGGAAGCGCGCGCCCATGGCGATCTTTCCGAAAACGCCGAGTACCATGCCGCCAAGGAAGCCCAAAGCCACAACGAAGGCCGCATCAGCGAACTCGAAGACCTGACAGCGCGCGCCGAGGTCATCGATCTCGCCAAGATGTCGGGCTCGAAGATCAAATTCGGCGCCAAGGTGAAACTCGTCGACGAAGACACCGAAGAAGAGAAGATCTATCAGATCGTCGGCGACCAGGAAGCCGACGTGAAGGCCGGCCGCATTTCCATCTCCTCGCCGATCGCCCGCGCTCTGATCGGCAAGGAAGTCGGCGATTCCATCGAGGTCAACGCCCCCGGCGGCGCCAAGGCCTACGAAATCCTCTCCGTCACCTGGGGCTGA
- a CDS encoding glycosyltransferase family 4 protein: protein MRDRDASHASDLSEIEVIATNFKRRLSGVTSTIVQLIPKQIELGCHIATLGPGLPEDLPKLGWARLPGLWTKPRRHRVRVWHARRNNEMLVGLLLRSVLRMPLKLVFTSAAQRRHTAYTRWLIRRMDAVIATSTRSGSFLQVPHTVIQHGIDLNMFHPPEVPGDRMTSTGLPGTYLIGCFGRVRHQKGTDLFVKAMIELLPRYPDWTAVICGRVTAEHRGFGDELVKMVAAAGLSDRIRFLGEVDDIRPWYRRATLYVAPSRNEGFGLTPLEAMASRTVVVASDAGAYAELIVPGETGAVVPAGDGEALTKAIAWYLANPEQALQQGENAVRHVRSEFALEKEATAIGDIYRQLLGAAR, encoded by the coding sequence GTGCGCGATCGCGACGCATCGCACGCAAGCGATCTCAGCGAGATCGAGGTCATTGCGACGAACTTCAAACGCCGGCTGTCCGGCGTTACGTCGACGATCGTGCAGTTGATCCCGAAGCAGATCGAACTCGGCTGCCATATCGCCACGCTCGGTCCAGGCTTGCCGGAAGATCTGCCCAAGCTCGGCTGGGCACGGCTTCCTGGCCTCTGGACAAAGCCGCGCCGCCACCGTGTCCGTGTCTGGCATGCCCGCCGCAATAACGAGATGCTGGTCGGCCTGTTGCTGCGCTCCGTGCTGCGCATGCCGCTGAAACTGGTCTTCACCTCGGCCGCCCAGCGTCGCCACACTGCCTATACGCGTTGGCTGATTCGCCGCATGGACGCCGTGATCGCCACGAGCACCCGCTCCGGCAGCTTCCTGCAAGTGCCGCACACCGTCATCCAACACGGCATCGACCTGAACATGTTTCATCCGCCGGAAGTGCCCGGCGACCGCATGACCTCCACCGGCCTGCCCGGCACTTATCTGATCGGCTGCTTCGGTCGCGTTCGTCATCAAAAGGGGACGGATCTCTTCGTCAAGGCGATGATAGAGCTCCTGCCACGCTACCCAGACTGGACCGCCGTCATCTGCGGTCGGGTAACTGCCGAACATCGCGGTTTCGGCGACGAGCTGGTGAAGATGGTGGCCGCAGCCGGCCTCAGTGATCGCATCCGCTTTCTCGGTGAAGTCGACGATATCAGACCTTGGTATCGCCGCGCGACACTCTATGTCGCCCCTTCCCGCAACGAAGGTTTCGGCCTGACGCCTCTGGAGGCCATGGCCTCGCGCACCGTCGTCGTCGCCTCCGATGCGGGCGCCTATGCCGAACTGATCGTGCCTGGGGAAACCGGTGCAGTCGTACCCGCTGGCGATGGGGAGGCGTTGACCAAGGCCATCGCCTGGTATCTAGCCAATCCCGAACAGGCACTTCAACAGGGTGAAAACGCGGTGCGTCACGTGCGCAGCGAATTCGCGCTCGAAAAGGAAGCGACTGCGATCGGCGACATCTATCGGCAATTGCTCGGCGCCGCCCGCTGA
- a CDS encoding Lrp/AsnC family transcriptional regulator — protein sequence MLRAELDAIDIKILRELQRDGRMTNVELADRVGISAPPCLRRVRKLEEAGVIEGYHAMLNSPKLGFDLVAFCMVGLKHQSEANLKAFANATAEWPLVRQAWMVSGDSDFLLHCVAENLTRFQDFVIEVLTANEHVDTVRTMLTIRQVKKLGLVEL from the coding sequence GTGCTGCGGGCTGAACTCGACGCCATCGATATCAAGATCTTGCGGGAACTGCAGCGCGACGGTCGCATGACCAATGTCGAGCTTGCCGACCGTGTCGGCATCTCAGCGCCGCCCTGTCTCCGCAGGGTGCGCAAGCTGGAAGAGGCGGGTGTCATCGAGGGTTATCATGCCATGCTCAACAGTCCGAAGCTCGGCTTCGATCTCGTTGCATTCTGCATGGTCGGCCTTAAGCATCAATCGGAAGCAAACCTGAAGGCTTTTGCCAATGCGACGGCGGAATGGCCGCTCGTGCGCCAGGCATGGATGGTGTCCGGCGACAGCGATTTCCTGCTGCATTGTGTTGCGGAAAACCTCACCCGGTTTCAGGATTTCGTCATCGAAGTGCTGACAGCGAATGAGCATGTCGATACGGTGCGCACCATGCTGACCATCCGACAAGTGAAGAAACTCGGCCTAGTGGAGCTCTGA
- the carB gene encoding carbamoyl-phosphate synthase large subunit, with translation MPKRQDIKSILIIGAGPIVIGQACEFDYSGTQACKALREEGYRVILVNSNPATIMTDPGLADATYVEPITPEVVAKIIAKERPDALLPTMGGQTALNTALSLKRMGVLDRYNVEMIGAKPAAIDMAEDRALFREAMARIGLETPRSMLANATDIKDADRKTHEAERTKLKAQLSGAELDKALDELENQWNLGESDRKQHYMNHAMAIAAQALDHVGLPAIIRPSFTLGGTGGGIAYNRSEFFDIVGGGLDASPTTEVLIEESVLGWKEFEMEVVRDKADNCIIICSIENIDPMGVHTGDSITVAPALTLTDKEYQIMRNASIAVLREIGVETGGSNVQFAVNPKDGRLVVIEMNPRVSRSSALASKATGFPIAKVAAKLAIGYTLDELENDITGGATPASFEPSIDYVVTKIPRFAFEKFPGASPVLTTAMKSVGEVMAIGRTFAESLQKALRGLETGLTGLDEIEIPDFEEGEASQNAIRAAIGTPTPDRLRMVAQALRLGMSPEEVHEGSKIDPWFIAQLKNIIDMEARIREHGLPNDASNLRMLKAMGFSDARLATLTGKRPKEVAELRNRLNVRPVFKRIDTCAAEFASPTAYMYSTYETPFVGVARSEAQVSDRKKVVILGGGPNRIGQGIEFDYCCCHAAFALKDAGYEAIMINCNPETVSTDYDTSDRLYFEPLTAEDVIEILKMEQENGELVGVIVQFGGQTPLKLAEALEKNGIPILGTAPDAIDHAEDRDRFQKLLMKLDLNQPNNGIAYSVEQARLVAAEIGFPLVVRPSYVLGGRAMQIIHSESMLQTYLLDTVPELVPEDIKQRYPNDKTGQINTLLGKNPLLFDSYLANAIEVDVDCLSDGTDVYVAGIMEHIEEAGIHSGDSACSLPPRTLSPAMIDELERQAKAMAKALNVGGLMNVQFAIKDDTVYVLEVNPRASRTVPFVAKTIGAPIAKIAARVMAGEKLDATFAAYGEKPDPRKLKHIAVKEAVFPFARFPGVDTLLGPEMRSTGEVIGLDTDFALAFAKSQLGAGVELPRDGTVFVSVRDDDKPRVLPAIRMLAELGFKMLATGGTQRFLAENGIEATKINKVLEGRPHIEDAIRNRQVQLVINTTDSNKAISDSKSLRRATLMQKVPYYTTMAGAEAAAMAIKALKAGNLEVQPLQNYF, from the coding sequence ATGCCGAAGCGCCAAGATATCAAATCGATCCTCATCATCGGCGCAGGACCGATTGTTATCGGACAGGCCTGTGAGTTCGACTATTCCGGTACACAGGCCTGCAAGGCGCTCAGGGAGGAAGGCTATCGCGTCATCCTCGTCAACTCCAATCCGGCAACGATCATGACTGATCCGGGCCTGGCGGACGCGACCTATGTCGAACCGATCACCCCGGAAGTGGTCGCCAAGATCATCGCCAAGGAACGCCCGGATGCGCTGCTGCCGACCATGGGCGGCCAGACGGCACTAAACACGGCGCTCTCGCTGAAGCGCATGGGTGTGCTCGACCGCTATAATGTCGAGATGATCGGCGCCAAGCCGGCCGCCATCGACATGGCCGAAGACCGCGCTCTTTTCCGCGAGGCCATGGCCCGCATCGGCCTCGAAACCCCGCGGTCGATGCTGGCGAACGCCACTGACATCAAGGATGCCGACCGCAAGACGCATGAGGCCGAGCGCACCAAGCTGAAGGCACAGCTTTCCGGCGCCGAACTCGACAAGGCGCTGGACGAGCTGGAGAACCAGTGGAACCTCGGCGAAAGCGACCGCAAGCAGCACTACATGAACCACGCCATGGCGATCGCCGCCCAGGCGCTCGATCATGTCGGCCTGCCTGCAATCATCCGTCCTTCGTTCACGCTCGGCGGCACCGGCGGCGGCATTGCCTATAACCGCTCCGAATTCTTCGACATCGTCGGCGGCGGCCTCGATGCTTCGCCGACCACGGAAGTGCTCATCGAAGAATCGGTTCTCGGCTGGAAGGAATTCGAGATGGAAGTGGTCCGCGACAAGGCGGACAACTGCATCATCATCTGCTCGATCGAAAACATCGACCCGATGGGCGTTCATACCGGCGATTCGATCACTGTCGCTCCGGCGCTGACGCTGACCGACAAGGAATACCAGATCATGCGCAACGCCTCGATCGCGGTTCTGCGCGAGATCGGCGTCGAGACCGGCGGTTCGAACGTGCAATTCGCCGTCAATCCGAAAGACGGCCGCCTCGTCGTCATCGAAATGAACCCGCGCGTATCGCGCTCCTCCGCGCTCGCATCGAAGGCCACCGGTTTTCCCATCGCCAAGGTCGCTGCCAAGCTGGCGATCGGCTATACGCTGGACGAACTCGAAAACGATATCACCGGCGGCGCCACACCGGCATCGTTCGAACCGTCGATCGATTACGTCGTCACGAAAATTCCGCGGTTCGCCTTCGAGAAATTCCCGGGCGCCTCGCCGGTGCTGACCACAGCAATGAAGTCGGTCGGCGAAGTCATGGCGATCGGCCGCACCTTCGCGGAATCGCTGCAGAAGGCGCTTCGCGGCCTTGAAACCGGCCTGACAGGCCTCGACGAGATCGAGATCCCCGATTTCGAGGAAGGCGAAGCCAGCCAGAACGCCATCCGCGCCGCCATCGGCACGCCGACGCCGGATCGCCTGCGCATGGTTGCCCAGGCGCTGCGCCTCGGCATGTCGCCGGAAGAGGTGCATGAAGGCAGCAAGATCGATCCCTGGTTCATCGCACAGTTGAAGAACATCATCGATATGGAAGCCCGCATCCGCGAACACGGCCTGCCGAACGATGCCTCCAACCTTCGCATGCTGAAGGCCATGGGTTTTTCCGACGCGCGCCTCGCGACGCTGACGGGCAAGCGCCCAAAGGAGGTGGCGGAACTGCGCAACCGGCTGAACGTCCGCCCGGTCTTCAAGCGCATCGACACTTGCGCCGCCGAGTTCGCCTCGCCTACCGCCTATATGTACTCGACCTACGAAACGCCCTTCGTCGGCGTTGCCCGCTCGGAAGCGCAGGTTTCTGACCGCAAGAAAGTCGTCATCCTCGGCGGCGGTCCGAACCGCATCGGCCAGGGCATCGAGTTCGACTATTGCTGCTGCCATGCAGCCTTCGCGCTGAAGGATGCCGGCTATGAAGCAATCATGATCAACTGCAACCCCGAAACCGTCTCGACGGATTACGACACCTCGGACCGACTTTATTTCGAACCGCTCACTGCTGAGGACGTGATCGAGATCCTGAAGATGGAGCAGGAAAACGGCGAACTGGTCGGCGTTATCGTCCAGTTCGGCGGCCAGACGCCGCTGAAGCTTGCGGAAGCCTTGGAAAAGAACGGCATCCCGATCCTCGGCACGGCGCCCGACGCGATCGACCACGCCGAAGACCGCGACCGCTTCCAGAAGCTTTTGATGAAGCTTGACCTCAACCAGCCGAACAACGGCATCGCCTATTCGGTGGAGCAGGCCCGCCTCGTTGCAGCCGAAATCGGCTTCCCGCTAGTGGTGCGCCCGTCCTACGTGCTCGGCGGCCGCGCGATGCAGATCATCCACTCGGAAAGCATGCTGCAGACGTATCTTCTCGACACCGTGCCGGAGCTCGTGCCGGAAGACATCAAGCAGCGCTATCCGAACGACAAGACCGGCCAGATCAATACCCTGCTCGGCAAGAACCCGCTGCTGTTCGACAGCTATCTCGCCAACGCCATCGAAGTCGACGTCGACTGCCTGTCCGACGGCACCGATGTCTACGTTGCAGGCATCATGGAGCATATCGAAGAGGCCGGTATTCACTCGGGCGACTCGGCCTGCTCGCTGCCGCCGCGCACGCTATCGCCCGCAATGATCGATGAGCTGGAGCGGCAGGCGAAGGCCATGGCCAAGGCGCTGAACGTTGGCGGGTTGATGAACGTGCAATTCGCCATCAAGGACGACACGGTCTACGTTTTGGAAGTCAACCCCCGCGCCTCCCGTACCGTTCCCTTCGTCGCCAAGACCATCGGTGCACCGATCGCCAAGATCGCCGCGCGCGTCATGGCTGGTGAAAAGCTGGACGCGACCTTCGCCGCCTACGGCGAAAAGCCGGATCCGCGGAAACTCAAACATATCGCCGTCAAGGAAGCTGTCTTCCCCTTCGCCCGCTTCCCCGGCGTCGATACCCTGCTCGGACCGGAAATGCGTTCGACCGGCGAAGTCATCGGCCTGGATACCGATTTTGCGCTGGCCTTCGCCAAGTCACAGCTCGGCGCCGGCGTCGAGCTGCCGCGTGACGGGACCGTCTTCGTCTCCGTGCGCGACGACGACAAGCCGCGTGTTCTGCCCGCCATCCGCATGTTGGCCGAGCTGGGCTTCAAAATGCTCGCAACCGGCGGCACCCAGCGCTTCCTCGCTGAAAACGGCATCGAGGCGACCAAGATCAACAAGGTGCTGGAAGGCCGCCCGCATATCGAGGATGCCATCCGCAACCGCCAGGTTCAGCTTGTCATCAACACGACCGACAGCAACAAGGCGATCTCGGACTCGAAATCGCTGCGCCGCGCCACACTGATGCAGAAGGTGCCTTACTACACCACCATGGCCGGTGCCGAAGCCGCGGCCATGGCGATCAAGGCACTGAAGGCCGGTAACCTCGAAGTCCAGCCTTTGCAGAACTACTTCTGA
- a CDS encoding glycosyl transferase, translated as MADRPWHRSLIKTGVRLLLGGSRGHVQDGFPGLNIVRRNGAGEVFYRRTKIADLSSADRLRERSSGIIHVVGSGPSIRDCDLAELEKGSAILLNGAIGLIGEQIATPLAIAVEDERFVWRHSEMMLREIRSGTICLFSVAVLRAISELDSRWLADKTVILIDDIRKPYGARRRSIDDMKRLDFVRLNTTGSAGFSFAPDRGVFQGGSVAVSALQFALYCSPKTIGFLGIDISNAREPRFYETSDETAFSGIARAEDRILEHFVLAKKIGSERGVTFVNYSPVSALLKYGFGYDARFAAVSTV; from the coding sequence ATGGCTGACCGCCCCTGGCACCGATCGCTGATCAAGACCGGCGTACGCCTGCTGCTCGGCGGTTCGCGCGGCCATGTGCAGGACGGGTTTCCAGGACTCAATATCGTCCGGAGGAACGGCGCAGGGGAGGTATTTTATCGCCGCACGAAGATTGCCGACCTTTCCTCCGCAGACCGTTTACGCGAACGGTCCAGTGGAATCATCCATGTCGTCGGTTCCGGCCCCTCGATCCGGGACTGCGATCTGGCCGAACTGGAGAAAGGCAGCGCCATTCTGTTGAATGGCGCCATTGGATTGATCGGCGAGCAGATCGCGACGCCGCTTGCCATCGCCGTGGAGGACGAGCGTTTCGTCTGGCGGCATTCGGAAATGATGCTGCGTGAGATCAGGTCCGGCACGATCTGCCTGTTTTCCGTCGCCGTGCTGAGGGCGATTTCGGAGCTCGACAGCCGCTGGCTGGCGGACAAGACGGTTATTCTGATCGACGACATCCGCAAGCCATATGGCGCACGTCGTCGTTCCATCGATGACATGAAGCGGCTCGATTTCGTGCGGCTCAATACAACCGGCTCCGCCGGCTTTTCCTTTGCACCGGATCGCGGCGTTTTCCAAGGCGGCTCTGTTGCGGTGTCAGCACTGCAGTTCGCGCTTTATTGCTCGCCCAAAACGATTGGCTTCCTCGGCATCGACATTTCCAATGCCCGTGAGCCGCGCTTTTATGAAACCAGCGATGAAACCGCCTTTTCGGGCATCGCCCGCGCCGAAGATCGCATCCTCGAACATTTTGTTTTGGCAAAGAAAATCGGGTCGGAACGAGGCGTGACATTTGTCAACTATTCGCCGGTTTCGGCGCTATTGAAATATGGATTTGGTTATGATGCGCGGTTTGCCGCGGTATCGACGGTCTGA
- a CDS encoding MFS transporter: MSDIEMMEAQASNEARPFMVLFASMTGIMLVSLDVSVVNVAVESLQSSFRVPLEELQWVLNAYTLSYATFLLSAGALSDRIGARPTFLWGFGIFLAASLVCGAAPNFLTLTLARVAQGLGAALLVPSAMALLQRAFPESRERAKAVGLWAGSGSLAIAAGPLVGGALISLVGWRTIFLMNVPIGIIGIWLTLRHGPTLLARVKRDFDLAGQFTAAAALACLTAAVSYADVAGSGAWIAGGLIVAALFAAAFLYIESSIRQPTVPLGLFRNTGFTVATVAGFILNFVFYGMIFVFSLFFQTVQGKSAFATGGAFVPMSAVIMIVNVVAGRLAAHFGIRPTMMIGLLLATVDYAAMCFIGADASLFLVAPTFMIAGAGIALAIPSVMAATLAYADPQSVGVASGVVNASRQVGGAIGVALFSAIIGTAAGSEFVAEMHVASIISAVGLIIAAACVILIMPTLRHAETPPTSGMTEH; this comes from the coding sequence ATGTCCGATATAGAAATGATGGAGGCGCAAGCCTCCAATGAGGCACGGCCGTTCATGGTGCTTTTTGCCTCCATGACCGGCATCATGCTGGTTTCGCTCGACGTCTCGGTGGTCAACGTCGCCGTCGAATCGCTGCAGTCCTCTTTTCGCGTGCCGCTTGAAGAGTTGCAGTGGGTGCTGAACGCCTACACGCTTTCCTATGCCACTTTCCTCCTCAGCGCCGGCGCGCTCAGCGACCGCATCGGCGCCCGCCCCACCTTCCTCTGGGGTTTCGGCATTTTCCTTGCTGCTTCGCTCGTCTGCGGCGCTGCCCCCAATTTCCTGACCCTGACGCTGGCGCGCGTGGCGCAGGGATTGGGAGCGGCATTGTTGGTTCCTTCCGCCATGGCATTGCTCCAACGCGCCTTTCCTGAAAGCCGGGAACGCGCCAAGGCCGTTGGTCTCTGGGCTGGCTCGGGAAGCCTCGCCATCGCTGCGGGTCCGCTGGTCGGCGGCGCCTTGATCAGCCTCGTCGGCTGGCGAACGATTTTCCTCATGAACGTGCCGATCGGCATCATCGGCATCTGGTTGACGCTTCGTCACGGCCCGACGCTGCTCGCGAGAGTAAAGCGCGATTTTGACCTCGCCGGACAATTCACCGCAGCTGCCGCGCTTGCGTGCCTGACAGCCGCGGTGTCGTATGCCGACGTCGCCGGCAGCGGCGCCTGGATCGCCGGCGGCTTGATCGTAGCCGCCCTGTTTGCCGCCGCCTTCCTTTATATCGAGAGCAGCATCCGCCAACCCACGGTCCCGCTCGGCCTGTTCCGCAACACCGGCTTCACGGTCGCGACGGTCGCAGGCTTTATCCTGAACTTCGTCTTCTATGGAATGATCTTCGTCTTCAGCCTGTTCTTCCAAACCGTGCAGGGTAAATCCGCCTTTGCGACTGGCGGCGCCTTTGTGCCGATGAGTGCCGTGATCATGATCGTCAATGTCGTGGCCGGCCGGCTGGCCGCGCATTTCGGCATCCGGCCGACCATGATGATCGGCCTGCTGTTGGCGACGGTCGACTACGCCGCCATGTGTTTCATCGGCGCCGATGCCAGTCTCTTCCTGGTCGCTCCCACCTTTATGATCGCCGGAGCAGGCATCGCCCTCGCCATCCCCTCGGTTATGGCGGCGACACTGGCCTATGCCGATCCGCAATCCGTCGGCGTCGCTTCAGGCGTCGTAAATGCCTCAAGACAGGTCGGCGGCGCGATTGGCGTCGCCCTGTTCAGCGCCATCATCGGCACCGCAGCCGGCAGCGAATTCGTCGCCGAGATGCATGTCGCGAGCATCATCTCCGCCGTTGGCCTGATTATTGCTGCAGCTTGCGTCATCTTGATCATGCCGACACTCCGTCATGCGGAGACCCCGCCAACGAGCGGGATGACGGAGCATTAG
- a CDS encoding glycosyltransferase family 92 protein, which translates to MGWLKPKISDAKQLTIDPPKPQEGRHGIAIAVCVKDEARYIEEWVRFHQAVGIRHFYIYDNGSTDETLTILRGLLDPDTLTIIPWTGRMTDATTGAPLNGQVIVFAHAILNFGGAYRWMAFIDVDEFLLPKEGRTVEQALEAVGDFPNVSLPWHMFATSGHETPPGGPLALNYTMRGADPMTRKENVSNFKCIVDPCEVIEVSVHQFKTRAYGDLTANDAGKRFARRARKSPDFYSNGFLQLNHYYTKSREELMAKLARGWSYDASPTKYRDKVLSIVKSIEEDLVEDRAMIDFIERNRIDL; encoded by the coding sequence ATGGGGTGGCTGAAGCCCAAGATATCGGACGCGAAGCAGCTTACAATCGATCCGCCGAAGCCGCAGGAGGGTCGGCACGGCATCGCGATTGCCGTTTGTGTCAAGGACGAGGCGCGCTACATTGAGGAATGGGTGCGCTTCCACCAGGCTGTCGGTATTCGTCACTTCTATATTTATGATAATGGCTCCACGGATGAAACCCTCACCATTCTGCGCGGTCTCCTCGATCCCGACACGCTAACAATCATCCCTTGGACCGGACGCATGACCGACGCAACCACAGGCGCGCCGTTGAACGGTCAGGTCATCGTCTTTGCCCACGCGATACTTAATTTCGGCGGCGCATACCGCTGGATGGCATTCATCGACGTCGACGAATTCCTGCTGCCGAAAGAGGGGCGCACGGTGGAGCAGGCGCTCGAAGCTGTGGGCGACTTTCCGAATGTTTCGCTGCCATGGCACATGTTTGCGACCAGCGGCCATGAAACGCCGCCTGGTGGTCCGCTGGCTTTGAACTACACGATGCGTGGCGCCGATCCGATGACCCGCAAGGAAAATGTCAGCAATTTCAAGTGTATCGTCGATCCCTGCGAGGTGATCGAAGTCAGCGTGCATCAGTTCAAGACACGCGCATACGGCGATCTGACGGCGAACGATGCCGGAAAGCGGTTCGCGCGCCGCGCACGGAAATCGCCGGATTTCTATTCGAACGGGTTCCTGCAGCTCAATCACTATTACACCAAATCCCGCGAAGAGCTGATGGCGAAGCTGGCCCGCGGATGGTCCTACGATGCCTCGCCGACCAAGTACCGGGACAAGGTTTTATCGATCGTCAAAAGTATCGAGGAAGATCTGGTCGAGGATCGGGCGATGATCGATTTCATCGAGCGCAACCGTATCGACCTCTAG